In one window of Ferriphaselus amnicola DNA:
- a CDS encoding pentapeptide repeat-containing protein translates to MKKILVSGLALAALLNGASAWAWGDCTPRVRSQCFGAEMVGKNLAGTDYTGTDLNKGDFSQANFSKAKLAGVNFYKAKLVGTNLSGADLTRAILDYANLSGANLSGANLSGARIEAVDFSDANLTDANLAGTRVAGAKFFRATLCRTTMSDGIINNSGCPVEKPKAIEPPAVLTVKPLGNVINGCEIKSQTVCANAALAEANLASAELSAAQLYMANLASANLFRANLSKANLTEANLGKANLDRANLSQANLTDANLSRSVLRGARLERANLTGAALLGADLTDADLTGANLTGTATGGATFCHTTMPDGSINNSSCMPPEVKAVEKPKVEAAPAKAKAKSKAKAN, encoded by the coding sequence GTGAAGAAAATTCTGGTATCGGGTTTGGCGTTAGCCGCATTGCTGAATGGCGCGAGTGCGTGGGCTTGGGGTGACTGTACGCCACGTGTTCGTTCCCAGTGTTTTGGCGCCGAGATGGTGGGCAAGAATTTGGCAGGTACTGACTACACCGGTACCGATCTGAATAAAGGTGATTTCTCGCAAGCGAATTTTTCGAAAGCGAAGCTGGCCGGGGTGAATTTCTACAAGGCCAAATTGGTGGGAACGAATCTTTCAGGGGCTGACCTGACCCGCGCTATCTTGGATTATGCGAATCTGTCGGGAGCGAATCTGAGCGGAGCCAACCTGAGCGGAGCCAGAATCGAGGCAGTGGATTTTTCAGATGCGAACTTGACCGATGCTAATCTAGCGGGAACTCGTGTGGCGGGTGCAAAGTTTTTCCGCGCGACACTGTGCCGCACCACCATGAGCGACGGCATCATCAACAACTCTGGTTGTCCGGTGGAAAAGCCGAAAGCGATCGAGCCGCCTGCTGTGCTGACGGTCAAGCCATTGGGCAACGTCATCAACGGTTGCGAGATCAAGTCGCAGACGGTCTGTGCCAATGCGGCGTTGGCTGAGGCCAATCTGGCCTCGGCGGAACTGAGCGCCGCTCAGCTCTACATGGCGAATCTGGCCTCGGCTAACCTGTTTCGCGCTAATCTTTCCAAGGCGAATCTAACCGAAGCCAACTTGGGCAAGGCGAATTTGGATCGTGCCAACCTGTCGCAAGCCAACCTGACCGATGCGAATCTGAGTCGCAGCGTGCTGCGTGGTGCTCGCTTGGAGCGAGCCAATCTGACTGGCGCGGCTTTGTTGGGCGCCGACTTGACGGATGCTGACCTGACGGGCGCGAATCTGACGGGTACAGCGACTGGCGGAGCGACTTTCTGCCACACGACGATGCCGGATGGTTCGATCAACAATAGCAGTTGTATGCCGCCTGAAGTGAAGGCGGTAGAAAAGCCGAAAGTCGAGGCGGCTCCAGCAAAGGCTAAGGCAAAGTCCAAGGCTAAGGCGAACTAG
- a CDS encoding DUF2461 domain-containing protein, with protein MTDSYFTEQTFAFLSALAANNTREWFEAHKQEYEDCVRSPALRFISDMSDEMPAISRHFLAQPKKVGGSLMRVQRDTRFSKIKTPYKTNIGIQFRHEVGKDVHAPGYYLHIEPGGCFLGIGLWHPEPDALFKIREAIAQNGERWLAARDAAAFRQRFTLEGDSLANAPRGFAKDHPLLDDLKRKDFIGMCSLSEAEVTSGQLRPQVVERFRTAAPYMGFLCKALELPF; from the coding sequence ATGACTGATTCCTATTTCACCGAACAGACCTTCGCCTTCCTTTCCGCGCTGGCAGCCAACAACACCCGCGAGTGGTTCGAGGCGCACAAGCAGGAATACGAGGACTGCGTGCGTTCGCCGGCGCTGAGATTCATCAGCGACATGTCGGACGAGATGCCAGCGATTTCGCGCCACTTTCTGGCGCAGCCGAAGAAGGTGGGCGGGTCGCTGATGCGGGTGCAGCGAGATACGCGGTTCAGCAAGATCAAGACGCCTTACAAGACCAACATCGGCATCCAGTTCCGCCACGAGGTAGGCAAAGATGTGCATGCGCCGGGCTATTATTTGCACATCGAGCCAGGCGGGTGTTTTCTGGGCATCGGGCTGTGGCATCCCGAGCCGGACGCGCTATTCAAGATACGCGAGGCTATCGCGCAAAACGGCGAACGCTGGCTGGCGGCGCGGGATGCGGCAGCTTTTCGTCAGCGTTTCACGCTGGAAGGCGATTCGCTCGCCAACGCGCCGCGCGGCTTCGCCAAAGATCATCCGCTGCTGGACGACCTGAAGCGCAAGGATTTCATTGGCATGTGCAGCCTAAGCGAAGCGGAAGTGACTTCTGGCCAGCTGCGCCCGCAGGTGGTGGAACGCTTCCGCACGGCTGCGCCTTACATGGGCTTTCTGTGCAAGGCGCTGGAGTTACCGTTCTGA
- a CDS encoding DUF3124 domain-containing protein, producing MTGFNRWLLAMVLGALCALPLKAEELSKGQTIYLPIYSHIWYGDLDASGQPRKALMSALVSIRNTSLKMPVRVTSARYYSTEGRLLKEFAASPRTVPPMATLEFFVEKSESAGGSGANFIIQWEASTETNSPLVEAVHTDIQLNRTPTFLTSGRPIKSE from the coding sequence ATGACAGGTTTCAATCGTTGGCTATTGGCGATGGTTCTGGGCGCGTTATGCGCCTTGCCGCTCAAGGCAGAGGAGCTGTCGAAGGGGCAGACGATTTATCTGCCAATCTACTCGCACATCTGGTACGGCGATCTGGATGCCTCCGGTCAGCCTAGGAAGGCGTTGATGTCGGCGCTGGTGAGTATCCGCAATACCAGCTTGAAGATGCCGGTTCGGGTGACTTCGGCGCGTTACTACAGCACCGAAGGGCGATTGTTGAAGGAGTTTGCCGCTTCGCCGCGCACCGTACCGCCGATGGCGACGCTGGAATTCTTCGTCGAGAAAAGCGAGTCGGCAGGCGGATCAGGGGCCAATTTCATCATTCAGTGGGAAGCCTCCACAGAGACCAATTCGCCACTGGTCGAGGCCGTGCATACCGACATTCAACTCAACCGCACGCCGACTTTCCTGACGTCTGGGAGGCCGATCAAATCAGAGTAG
- a CDS encoding TerC/Alx family metal homeostasis membrane protein, with protein sequence MIWMWVGFIVFILLMLALDLGVFHRKAHVVTVREAVAWFVIWMAMGAAFAVFVYFAYDGQWFGLGTLPDPVDGLLNDGATATEKYLTGYVVEKSLSVDNIFVIAMIFTYFGVSPLYQHRVLFWGILGALLLRGMMIFFGAKLIAEFHWILYFFAVFLILTAIKMLFLKSEQSDLNSNVIVRMIRSIFPITARFHGDHFMVRAGSSAASESETPNAPITPDDMVEKSKPGTLLLTPLALALVMVETTDLIFAVDSIPAIFAITGDSFLVFTSNVFAMLGLRSLYFALAGLERKFRYLKAALATLLMVVGVKMLFAEWLKLSLGEHFNLYLLGVVVMILAIGVGASLIADRRGMKGQ encoded by the coding sequence ATGATCTGGATGTGGGTTGGTTTCATCGTGTTTATCTTGCTCATGCTGGCACTGGATCTCGGTGTCTTTCACCGCAAGGCGCATGTCGTCACGGTCAGAGAGGCGGTCGCTTGGTTCGTGATATGGATGGCAATGGGCGCTGCTTTCGCCGTTTTCGTTTACTTCGCTTACGATGGCCAGTGGTTCGGCCTTGGCACCTTGCCGGATCCCGTCGATGGCTTACTCAATGACGGGGCGACGGCGACAGAGAAGTATCTGACGGGCTACGTCGTTGAAAAGTCGCTCAGCGTGGACAATATCTTTGTCATCGCCATGATCTTCACATACTTCGGAGTGTCGCCGCTTTATCAGCACCGTGTACTGTTCTGGGGCATCTTGGGCGCGTTGTTATTGCGCGGCATGATGATATTCTTTGGCGCAAAGTTGATTGCTGAATTTCACTGGATACTGTACTTTTTTGCCGTATTCCTGATCCTGACAGCAATCAAAATGCTGTTTCTCAAGTCGGAGCAATCTGACCTGAACAGCAATGTCATCGTCCGAATGATTCGTTCCATTTTCCCGATAACGGCTAGGTTTCACGGCGACCATTTCATGGTTCGTGCAGGATCATCAGCTGCGTCCGAAAGTGAAACACCCAATGCACCTATTACGCCTGACGATATGGTGGAAAAGTCGAAGCCCGGCACGCTGCTGCTCACACCGCTGGCCTTGGCGCTAGTCATGGTAGAGACGACCGATCTGATCTTTGCGGTGGACTCGATCCCGGCCATCTTTGCCATTACTGGCGACTCATTCTTGGTTTTTACGAGTAACGTATTTGCGATGCTCGGCCTTCGCTCGCTCTATTTTGCACTGGCTGGCTTAGAGCGTAAATTCCGCTACCTCAAGGCCGCTCTCGCTACGCTGCTCATGGTCGTGGGTGTCAAGATGCTGTTCGCAGAGTGGCTCAAACTCTCGCTGGGTGAGCATTTCAATCTGTACTTGCTCGGAGTGGTCGTTATGATCTTGGCGATCGGCGTGGGTGCCTCGCTCATCGCGGATCGTAGAGGTATGAAAGGCCAGTAG
- the mutS gene encoding DNA mismatch repair protein MutS, which translates to MSTAQHTPMMQQYLRIKAEHPNMLLFYRMGDFYELFMGDAERAAKLLDITLTQRGASNGNPIKMAGVPYHAAEQYLARLVKMGESIAICEQIGDPATSKGPVERKVVRIVTPGTVTDSALLEEKRDNLLLALHQRSGKLGLAWLNLASGQFYVSETATDNLSAELERLQPSEILHAENAALPPGLNAAHKPLPDWHFELETARRTLCQQFATRDLAGFGCDQFTLGLEAAGALLGYAKLTQGQSITHIRSMQVYSADQYVRMDAATRRNLEITQTLRGEPAPTLLSLLDTCATNMGSRLLGNWLHHPLRDRAALRARLDAIEQFGETHRALHQQLKPCVDVERITARIALRSARPRDLSGLRDTLLTLPQLTAHLADCDAPLVTKLLISLQTDASLATLLQSTLKAEPSSVLREGGVIADGFDAELDELRGIQTNCGDFLLALEARERARTGIEKLKVEYNRVHGFYIEVSTANADKVPDDYRRRQTLKNVERYITPELKAFEDKALSANDRALAREKWLYEQLLDALAPFIPQLQRIASAIAELDVLACFAERAATLNFCAPQFVDQPVLQITAGRHPVVEAQVEQFIANDCQLSEARKLLLITGPNMGGKSTYMRQTALIALLAHVGSFVPAREAVLGEIDQIFTRIGASDDLASGRSTFMVEMTEAANILHNATERSLVLVDEIGRGTSTFDGLALAYAIARHLLEANRSYTLFATHYFELTRLNEEFQQLANVHLSAIEHQHSIVFLHSVNEGAASQSYGLQVAALAGVPNSVIRSAKKQLVRLEQQSAAQNPQGDLFAALPLYEAPEPEEHPLVAALRELDPDELSPKAALERIYQLKKLL; encoded by the coding sequence ATGAGCACCGCCCAGCACACCCCGATGATGCAGCAATACCTGCGCATCAAGGCCGAGCATCCAAACATGCTGCTGTTCTACCGCATGGGCGACTTTTATGAGCTATTCATGGGCGATGCCGAGCGCGCCGCCAAACTACTCGACATCACGTTGACCCAACGCGGCGCGTCGAACGGCAACCCCATCAAGATGGCGGGCGTGCCGTACCACGCCGCCGAGCAGTATCTGGCACGGCTGGTGAAAATGGGCGAATCCATCGCCATCTGCGAACAGATCGGCGACCCTGCCACCAGCAAAGGGCCGGTCGAACGCAAAGTCGTGCGCATCGTCACGCCCGGCACCGTCACCGACTCCGCGCTACTGGAAGAGAAGCGCGACAACTTACTGCTGGCGCTGCACCAGCGCAGCGGCAAACTCGGGCTGGCCTGGCTGAATCTCGCTTCCGGCCAGTTTTACGTCAGCGAGACCGCCACCGATAACTTGAGCGCCGAACTGGAGCGCCTGCAACCTTCGGAGATTCTGCACGCCGAGAACGCAGCACTGCCCCCCGGCCTCAACGCCGCACACAAGCCGCTACCCGACTGGCACTTCGAGCTGGAGACCGCACGCCGCACCTTGTGCCAGCAGTTCGCCACCCGCGACCTCGCTGGCTTCGGCTGCGACCAGTTCACCCTCGGTCTCGAAGCGGCAGGCGCGCTACTCGGCTATGCCAAGCTCACTCAGGGCCAGAGCATCACCCACATCCGCAGCATGCAGGTGTATAGCGCCGACCAGTACGTGCGTATGGATGCCGCCACTCGCCGCAATCTAGAGATCACTCAGACCCTGCGAGGCGAACCCGCACCGACGCTGCTTTCCCTGCTCGACACCTGCGCCACCAACATGGGCAGCCGACTGCTAGGCAACTGGTTGCATCACCCACTGCGCGACAGAGCGGCGCTACGCGCTAGGCTGGATGCGATCGAGCAATTCGGCGAAACACACCGCGCCCTCCACCAGCAACTCAAACCCTGCGTGGATGTCGAGCGCATCACCGCCCGCATCGCGCTCAGGTCAGCCCGCCCACGCGATCTTTCCGGCTTGCGCGACACGCTGCTGACCCTGCCGCAACTGACTGCACATCTGGCGGATTGCGATGCACCGCTGGTCACGAAGCTGCTCATCTCGTTGCAGACCGACGCATCACTGGCCACGCTGCTCCAGAGCACCCTCAAAGCCGAACCCTCCTCCGTCCTACGCGAAGGCGGCGTGATTGCCGACGGCTTTGATGCCGAACTGGACGAGCTGCGCGGCATCCAGACAAACTGCGGCGATTTCCTGCTGGCGCTGGAAGCGCGCGAGCGCGCCCGTACCGGCATCGAAAAACTCAAGGTGGAATACAACCGCGTGCACGGTTTCTACATCGAGGTGAGCACGGCCAATGCCGACAAGGTGCCGGACGACTACCGCCGCCGCCAAACGCTGAAGAACGTCGAGCGCTACATCACGCCGGAGCTGAAGGCTTTCGAGGACAAAGCGCTCTCGGCCAACGATCGCGCACTGGCGCGCGAAAAGTGGCTGTACGAGCAACTGCTGGATGCGCTCGCCCCCTTCATCCCGCAGTTGCAGCGCATCGCCAGCGCCATCGCGGAACTGGACGTGCTGGCCTGCTTCGCCGAACGCGCCGCCACGCTGAACTTCTGCGCGCCGCAGTTCGTCGATCAGCCGGTGCTACAGATCACCGCAGGCCGCCATCCGGTGGTCGAGGCGCAAGTCGAGCAGTTCATCGCCAACGACTGCCAGTTGAGCGAAGCGCGCAAACTGCTGCTCATCACCGGCCCCAACATGGGCGGTAAATCCACCTACATGCGCCAGACCGCACTCATCGCCCTGCTTGCCCACGTCGGCAGCTTCGTCCCGGCGCGTGAAGCCGTGCTGGGTGAGATCGACCAGATCTTCACTCGCATCGGCGCATCGGATGACCTCGCCAGCGGGCGCTCCACCTTCATGGTCGAGATGACCGAAGCCGCCAACATTTTGCACAACGCCACCGAACGCAGCTTGGTGTTGGTGGACGAGATCGGGCGCGGCACTTCCACCTTCGACGGCCTCGCGCTGGCCTACGCCATCGCCCGCCATCTGCTGGAAGCCAACCGCAGCTACACCCTGTTCGCCACCCATTATTTCGAACTGACGCGGCTCAACGAAGAATTCCAGCAACTCGCCAACGTGCATCTTTCCGCTATCGAACACCAGCACAGCATCGTCTTCCTGCACAGCGTCAACGAAGGCGCCGCCAGCCAGAGCTACGGCCTGCAAGTCGCCGCGCTGGCGGGCGTGCCCAACAGCGTCATCCGCAGCGCCAAGAAACAACTCGTCCGCCTCGAACAACAAAGCGCCGCCCAGAATCCCCAAGGCGACCTCTTCGCCGCGCTGCCACTCTACGAAGCACCCGAGCCGGAAGAGCACCCGCTGGTGGCGGCGCTGCGAGAGCTAGACCCGGACGAACTCAGCCCCAAAGCAGCGCTGGAACGGATTTATCAGTTAAAGAAGTTGCTATGA
- a CDS encoding outer membrane lipoprotein, translated as MNRNNLLLTLGMAAVLGGCVSSNSGDVYSRDEARRVQTVQFGTVESVRSVKIEGTQSGIGAGAGAVTGAIAGSSVGQGRGSAVAAVLGAVAGGVVGAAAEQGYTRENATEITIRLEGGRIISIVQSGDEKFQAGDKVKIVESGGENRVTHQ; from the coding sequence ATGAATCGAAACAACCTACTGTTGACATTAGGGATGGCTGCCGTGTTGGGCGGCTGTGTCAGTAGCAATTCCGGCGATGTCTATTCGCGGGATGAAGCGCGCAGAGTGCAAACCGTGCAGTTCGGTACGGTTGAAAGTGTGCGCTCGGTCAAGATCGAGGGCACACAGTCGGGCATCGGTGCGGGCGCGGGCGCAGTCACTGGCGCGATCGCGGGTAGCTCGGTGGGGCAAGGGCGGGGTAGTGCTGTGGCGGCGGTGCTTGGTGCTGTAGCGGGTGGCGTGGTCGGTGCGGCTGCCGAGCAGGGTTATACCCGCGAGAATGCCACCGAAATCACGATCCGCCTTGAAGGCGGGCGCATCATCTCCATCGTGCAGAGTGGAGATGAGAAGTTTCAAGCTGGCGACAAGGTGAAGATTGTGGAGAGCGGTGGCGAAAACCGCGTCACTCATCAATAA
- a CDS encoding DUF2062 domain-containing protein translates to MLRKRQRHFLPSHETIRHNRWLRPLAGWLDKPNLWNINRRSVAGGVAVGLFCGLIPGPVQMFGSALLSILFRVNLPAALFSTLYTNPLTIVPLYVLAYEYGALVTGQYLGLKAEQLALPELHWNNWHTVIPAWLATLGQPFLVGLPLLAATLALLGYVAVRLVWRWRVIHAWQKRKWK, encoded by the coding sequence GTGCTTAGAAAACGCCAACGGCATTTTTTGCCCAGCCACGAAACCATCCGGCATAACCGCTGGCTGCGCCCGCTTGCGGGCTGGTTGGATAAGCCGAATCTGTGGAACATCAATCGTCGTTCGGTGGCGGGTGGCGTGGCGGTGGGTTTGTTTTGTGGGCTGATCCCTGGGCCAGTACAGATGTTCGGCAGCGCGCTGCTGTCCATCCTGTTCCGGGTGAATCTGCCGGCAGCGCTGTTCAGCACGTTGTACACCAACCCGCTCACCATCGTGCCGCTGTACGTGCTGGCCTATGAGTACGGCGCGCTGGTGACGGGACAATATCTGGGGCTGAAAGCGGAACAGCTGGCCTTGCCGGAATTACACTGGAACAACTGGCACACAGTCATCCCTGCTTGGCTGGCGACTCTGGGACAGCCGTTCCTAGTGGGTTTGCCATTACTGGCTGCGACCTTGGCCTTGCTAGGATATGTGGCGGTGCGTCTGGTCTGGCGCTGGCGGGTGATCCATGCCTGGCAGAAGCGGAAGTGGAAATGA
- a CDS encoding NAD(P)/FAD-dependent oxidoreductase, whose protein sequence is MLRLTEIKLPLDHDEAALPAAIRTRLKIAAGELLGFTVARRGYDARKKTDIHFIYTLDVEVKDEVALLKRLKGVPHIAIAPETRYQFVAHAPQGLSERPVVIGTGPCGLLAGLLLAQMGFRPIILERGKAVRERTKDTWGLWRQSKLNPESNVQFGEGGAGTFSDGKLHTQIKDPKQHGRKVLDEFVKSGAPEEILYVSKPHIGTFRLVSMVEKMRAEIESLGGEFRFQSQVTDILIDNGQVQGVTLANGETITSRHVVLAIGHSARDTFDMVYQRGVYVEAKPFSIGFRIEHPQTLIDQCRFGPFAGHPQLGAADYKLVHHASNGRSVYSFCMCPGGQVVAATSEPGRVVTNGMSQYSRNERNANSGIVVGISPEDYPGGPLAGIEFQRQWESRAFELGGGNYFAPGQRVGDFLAGRASTKLGSVVPSYQPGVTPTDLATALPDYCIAAIREALPAFGKKLRGFDMADAVLTGVETRTSSPIRIKRGDDYQSLNTRGLYPAGEGAGYAGGIMSAAIDGIEVAEAVALDMLRV, encoded by the coding sequence ATGCTGCGCCTCACCGAAATCAAACTCCCGCTCGACCATGACGAAGCCGCGTTGCCAGCGGCGATACGCACCCGGCTGAAGATCGCAGCGGGCGAGTTGCTGGGGTTCACCGTGGCGCGGCGCGGCTATGATGCGCGCAAGAAGACCGACATCCATTTCATCTACACTCTGGACGTGGAAGTGAAAGACGAAGTGGCACTGCTCAAACGCCTGAAGGGCGTGCCGCACATTGCCATCGCGCCGGAGACGCGCTACCAGTTCGTTGCCCATGCACCGCAAGGACTGAGCGAACGTCCCGTGGTGATCGGCACCGGGCCGTGCGGTTTGCTGGCAGGCTTGCTGCTGGCGCAGATGGGCTTTCGCCCCATCATTCTGGAACGCGGCAAGGCGGTGCGCGAACGTACTAAGGACACGTGGGGTTTGTGGCGGCAGAGCAAGCTGAACCCTGAATCCAATGTGCAATTCGGCGAGGGTGGCGCGGGGACGTTCTCCGACGGCAAGCTGCACACCCAGATCAAAGACCCTAAGCAGCACGGGCGCAAAGTGCTGGACGAATTCGTAAAATCCGGCGCACCGGAAGAGATCCTCTACGTCAGCAAGCCGCACATCGGCACGTTCCGGCTGGTCAGTATGGTGGAAAAGATGCGCGCCGAGATCGAGTCGCTGGGCGGCGAGTTCCGCTTCCAGAGCCAGGTTACCGACATCCTCATCGACAACGGTCAAGTGCAAGGTGTGACGCTGGCCAATGGCGAGACCATCACTTCGCGTCATGTCGTGCTGGCCATCGGCCACAGTGCGCGCGACACTTTCGACATGGTTTATCAGCGCGGTGTCTATGTCGAAGCCAAGCCGTTCTCTATCGGCTTCCGCATCGAGCATCCGCAAACGTTGATCGACCAGTGCCGCTTCGGCCCATTCGCCGGCCATCCGCAACTGGGTGCGGCTGACTACAAACTGGTGCACCACGCTAGCAACGGCCGCTCGGTGTACAGCTTCTGCATGTGTCCGGGCGGGCAAGTGGTGGCTGCCACCTCGGAGCCGGGGCGCGTGGTCACCAACGGCATGAGCCAGTATTCGCGCAACGAGCGTAACGCCAACAGCGGCATCGTGGTGGGCATCAGCCCGGAAGACTATCCCGGCGGCCCGCTGGCGGGCATCGAGTTCCAGCGCCAGTGGGAGAGTCGTGCCTTTGAGTTGGGGGGCGGTAACTATTTCGCGCCGGGGCAGCGCGTTGGCGATTTTCTGGCTGGACGCGCCTCTACGAAGCTGGGTTCAGTCGTGCCGTCCTACCAGCCGGGCGTGACCCCGACCGACCTTGCTACCGCCTTGCCGGATTACTGCATCGCCGCCATCCGCGAAGCGTTGCCTGCCTTTGGCAAGAAGCTGCGCGGTTTCGATATGGCTGATGCGGTGCTGACCGGAGTGGAGACGCGCACCTCGTCGCCGATCCGCATCAAGCGCGGCGACGATTACCAGAGCCTGAACACGCGCGGCCTGTATCCTGCGGGTGAAGGTGCGGGCTATGCGGGTGGCATCATGTCCGCCGCTATCGACGGCATCGAAGTGGCCGAGGCGGTGGCGCTGGATATGCTGCGGGTGTGA
- a CDS encoding 2-isopropylmalate synthase has product MTNQLIIFDTTMRDGEQSPGASMSRDEKVRIGRQLERLRVDVIEAGFAAASDGDFEAVRAVAEAVRESTVCSLARAIERDIRRAGEAIKPAARGRIHTFIATSSIHMEKKLRMTPEQVIENAVAAVKLARQYTDDVEFSAEDAIRSDEDFLCRVFDAVIKAGATTLNVPDTVGYSIPALLGQRISNLIARVPNSDKVIWSTHCHNDLGMAVANSLAAVMGGARQVECTINGLGERAGNAALEEIVMAVRTRQDVFQCDTRIDATQIVPASKLVSQITGYPVQPNKAIVGANAFAHESGIHQDGVLKHRETYEIMRAEDVGWNANRLTLGKLSGRNAFKSKLQDLGIEIASDEALNAAFTRFKTLADKKREIFDEDLYALMSGEAPDAVERFKLIYSKVHSETGEVPLATLTLTVDGKEQRGESSGSGPVDATFKAIEQVANSGTELLLYSVNAITTGTDAQGEVTVRLSKNDRVVNGQGSDCDIVVASAQAYLNALNKLHSKPETAHPQL; this is encoded by the coding sequence ATGACCAATCAATTGATAATTTTTGACACGACTATGCGCGACGGCGAGCAAAGCCCCGGTGCTTCGATGTCCCGCGACGAAAAGGTGCGCATCGGTCGTCAACTGGAACGCTTGCGCGTGGACGTGATCGAGGCAGGCTTCGCGGCGGCGTCCGACGGCGACTTTGAAGCGGTGCGAGCCGTGGCGGAGGCCGTGCGCGAATCCACCGTATGTTCCTTGGCACGTGCCATCGAACGCGACATCCGCCGCGCCGGTGAAGCGATCAAGCCTGCCGCGCGTGGCCGTATCCACACTTTCATCGCCACTTCGTCCATTCATATGGAGAAGAAGTTGCGCATGACGCCTGAGCAGGTGATCGAGAACGCTGTCGCTGCCGTGAAGTTGGCGCGCCAGTACACCGACGATGTGGAGTTCTCCGCCGAGGATGCGATCCGTTCGGACGAGGATTTCCTCTGCCGCGTGTTCGATGCTGTGATCAAGGCGGGCGCAACCACGTTGAACGTGCCGGACACCGTGGGTTACAGCATCCCGGCTCTGCTCGGTCAACGTATCAGCAACTTGATCGCGCGCGTGCCGAATTCGGATAAAGTGATCTGGTCCACCCATTGCCACAACGACCTCGGCATGGCCGTGGCCAATTCCTTGGCGGCGGTGATGGGCGGTGCACGGCAGGTGGAATGTACGATCAACGGCTTGGGCGAGCGCGCGGGAAATGCGGCGTTGGAAGAGATCGTGATGGCGGTGCGCACTCGCCAAGACGTGTTCCAATGCGACACGCGCATTGACGCGACGCAGATCGTCCCAGCCTCCAAACTGGTATCGCAGATCACCGGTTACCCAGTGCAGCCGAACAAGGCCATCGTCGGCGCGAATGCCTTTGCGCATGAATCCGGCATCCATCAGGACGGCGTGCTCAAGCACCGCGAGACTTATGAAATCATGCGGGCGGAAGATGTGGGCTGGAACGCCAACCGTTTGACCTTGGGCAAGTTGTCTGGCCGCAATGCCTTCAAGTCCAAGTTGCAGGATTTGGGCATCGAGATCGCCAGCGATGAGGCGCTTAACGCAGCGTTCACCCGCTTCAAGACCTTGGCTGACAAGAAGCGCGAGATCTTCGACGAGGATTTGTATGCTTTGATGTCGGGCGAAGCGCCGGATGCAGTCGAACGCTTCAAGTTGATCTATAGCAAAGTGCATTCGGAAACCGGCGAAGTCCCCTTGGCGACATTGACCTTGACTGTGGACGGTAAGGAGCAGCGTGGCGAATCTTCTGGTTCCGGCCCCGTGGATGCGACCTTCAAGGCTATCGAGCAAGTGGCGAACAGCGGCACCGAGTTGTTGTTGTACTCCGTGAATGCGATCACTACTGGCACGGATGCACAGGGCGAAGTCACCGTTCGTTTGTCCAAAAATGACCGCGTGGTGAATGGTCAGGGTTCCGACTGCGACATCGTCGTCGCTTCGGCTCAGGCTTATCTGAATGCACTCAACAAGTTGCATAGCAAGCCAGAAACGGCACATCCGCAGCTTTGA
- a CDS encoding SirB2 family protein produces the protein MLLLKYIHLSCVALSFSLFWLRGFWLLRNSSIMRQRWVRVIPHSVDSLLLASAIWLAWQLGYSPANSPWLAAKIIALMVYIGLGILAFRIIQTHSARLMTWLAAQLVFFYIAATAITHDPFLTY, from the coding sequence ATGTTGCTGCTCAAATATATCCACCTAAGCTGCGTCGCACTGAGCTTCAGCCTATTCTGGCTCAGAGGATTTTGGTTATTGCGCAACTCTTCCATCATGCGACAACGATGGGTGCGAGTCATACCGCACAGCGTTGACTCTCTCTTACTCGCCAGTGCAATCTGGCTTGCATGGCAGCTCGGCTACTCACCCGCGAACTCACCCTGGCTAGCAGCCAAGATCATTGCCCTGATGGTCTATATCGGCCTTGGCATACTGGCATTCAGAATCATCCAGACTCATTCGGCACGACTGATGACTTGGCTTGCCGCACAGCTTGTTTTCTTCTACATCGCCGCCACAGCGATTACTCACGACCCCTTTCTCACCTACTGA